Proteins from a genomic interval of Nautilia sp. PV-1:
- a CDS encoding diguanylate cyclase — translation MKFLAILFSIVVLYADINVNVYVDKEFKQKLPKPFVKKEFKHLSKNGFYILSYDKLPLIMEHNLSVISGIGKLKTYILSHKNLNDIRVVANANLPAKVLFKVFGDVKYTTASLDDFKKNKVDAIVTSKKIYVKNVFLYDLDKLGLEYNKYYLVASREFLKNNKNAASFLNAYFPKSKTNSSLILTGYYLNKKIHLSSMYDDMFKEIVAKKLKVAVTPYWPPFELEVKGELKGIGIDFWRLIAKRAGLDYEIITQPIWIKILNGIKNKQYDITPNTSETPDRKKYAIFSKPYVEFPLAIACRNGLSIKKIDDITSLAVGYHYTAHKMMKQHYPYLNYVPAKSVIDAFELVRDRKAECVVDVLPTIVWLINQKNIGDMRIYFKTPFTFKLQIMLRKNLKGVRDKINKAIDSLSVYDKNKIISKYIGEKIYIKENGFSVWFYLIIAVLIIVIVFVVYKAKNYKLKSEFDALTKIYNRGTIEKLFHKKIKETDGSIIFFDIDHFKQVNDKHGHEKGDLVLASLARIIKENIRKSDLFGRWGGEEFVIILPNASFNAAHKIAEKLRKIIENSDFDGLKITISAGVTEFKKGENENDVINRVDEALYEAKNSGRNQVKGKK, via the coding sequence ATGAAGTTTTTAGCTATTTTATTCAGTATAGTTGTTTTATATGCGGATATAAACGTTAATGTGTATGTTGATAAAGAGTTTAAACAAAAACTTCCCAAGCCGTTTGTAAAGAAAGAGTTTAAACACTTAAGCAAAAACGGCTTTTATATATTAAGCTATGACAAACTTCCATTGATAATGGAACATAATTTAAGCGTTATTTCAGGTATAGGAAAACTGAAAACATATATTCTCTCACATAAAAACCTTAATGATATAAGAGTGGTCGCAAATGCGAATCTACCTGCGAAAGTACTTTTTAAAGTGTTCGGGGATGTTAAATATACTACCGCGAGCCTTGATGATTTCAAAAAAAACAAAGTCGACGCAATAGTTACGTCAAAAAAAATATATGTAAAAAACGTTTTTCTTTACGATTTGGATAAGTTGGGGCTTGAATATAATAAATATTATCTCGTAGCAAGCAGGGAGTTTCTTAAAAACAATAAAAACGCCGCGTCGTTTTTAAATGCTTATTTTCCTAAATCAAAAACGAATTCTTCTCTTATTCTCACCGGATATTATTTAAATAAAAAGATTCATCTATCTTCAATGTACGATGATATGTTTAAAGAAATAGTCGCAAAAAAACTTAAAGTAGCGGTAACTCCGTACTGGCCTCCTTTTGAGCTGGAAGTTAAAGGGGAACTTAAAGGTATAGGTATAGATTTCTGGAGGCTTATAGCCAAAAGGGCCGGGCTTGATTATGAAATTATTACGCAGCCGATCTGGATAAAAATTTTAAACGGAATTAAAAATAAACAGTACGACATTACGCCTAACACATCCGAAACGCCGGACAGAAAAAAGTATGCGATTTTTTCAAAACCTTATGTTGAGTTTCCTTTGGCTATAGCCTGCAGAAACGGGCTTAGCATTAAAAAAATTGACGATATCACCTCACTGGCTGTCGGTTATCATTACACCGCCCATAAAATGATGAAACAGCATTATCCTTATTTAAATTATGTGCCCGCTAAAAGCGTAATAGACGCATTTGAACTTGTAAGAGATAGAAAAGCGGAATGTGTGGTGGATGTGCTTCCGACTATCGTCTGGCTTATTAATCAAAAAAACATAGGTGATATGAGAATCTATTTTAAGACGCCGTTTACGTTTAAACTTCAGATTATGTTAAGAAAAAATTTAAAAGGCGTAAGGGATAAAATCAATAAAGCCATAGACAGTCTTTCCGTATATGACAAAAATAAAATTATTTCCAAATATATCGGTGAAAAAATATATATAAAAGAAAACGGTTTTAGCGTATGGTTTTATCTTATTATCGCGGTTCTTATAATCGTAATAGTTTTTGTCGTATATAAAGCTAAAAATTACAAATTGAAATCGGAATTCGACGCACTTACCAAAATTTACAACAGAGGCACTATTGAAAAACTGTTTCATAAAAAAATAAAAGAAACAGACGGAAGCATAATATTTTTTGATATTGACCATTTCAAACAGGTAAACGACAAACACGGACATGAAAAAGGGGATCTGGTACTTGCCTCTTTAGCCAGAATTATTAAAGAAAATATCAGAAAAAGCGACTTATTCGGTAGATGGGGAGGCGAAGAATTTGTTATTATTCTGCCGAACGCTTCTTTTAACGCGGCGCATAAAATTGCTGAAAAATTAAGAAAAATTATAGAAAACAGCGATTTTGACGGTTTAAAAATCACTATAAGCGCCGGGGTTACTGAATTTAAAAAAGGTGAAAATGAAAATGACGTTATAAACAGAGTCGATGAAGCGTTATATGAAGCGAAAAACAGTGGTAGAAATCAAGTAAAAGGTAAAAAATGA
- the rpe gene encoding ribulose-phosphate 3-epimerase, with protein MKIAPSILSADFGNLADDVKAVCEAGADYIHVDIMDGHFVPNMTMGPMIVDAVAKVATKPLDIHFMVENIPFFIDLYKHIKPEFISFHIEEEKHINRVIQKIRSEEIRPAVVLNPATPVCFLENIAADVDMVLLMSVNPGFGGQKFIPEVLDKVKELRNLAERKNPDLLIEIDGGVNDKNAPLLKEAGADILVAGSYVFKQEDYKKAIESLRV; from the coding sequence ATGAAAATAGCTCCTAGTATTTTAAGTGCTGATTTTGGAAATTTGGCGGATGATGTAAAAGCGGTATGCGAAGCCGGTGCCGATTATATACACGTAGACATAATGGACGGGCATTTTGTGCCGAATATGACAATGGGTCCTATGATTGTTGATGCTGTGGCCAAAGTGGCTACAAAACCTTTGGATATACATTTTATGGTTGAGAACATACCGTTTTTTATAGATCTTTATAAACATATCAAACCCGAATTTATCTCTTTTCATATAGAAGAAGAAAAACATATAAACAGAGTTATTCAAAAAATACGCAGCGAAGAGATCCGTCCGGCTGTGGTGCTGAATCCCGCAACTCCTGTATGCTTTTTGGAAAATATAGCGGCGGATGTGGATATGGTGCTTTTGATGAGCGTGAATCCGGGATTTGGAGGTCAAAAGTTTATTCCCGAAGTACTTGATAAAGTAAAAGAATTAAGAAATTTGGCAGAGCGTAAAAATCCTGATCTTTTAATAGAAATAGACGGAGGCGTTAATGATAAAAACGCTCCTTTGCTTAAAGAAGCCGGAGCCGACATACTTGTAGCAGGAAGTTATGTTTTTAAACAAGAAGATTATAAAAAAGCCATAGAGAGTCTCAGGGTATGA
- a CDS encoding phosphoribosylanthranilate isomerase codes for MRVKICGITNYEDAKLACDAGADALGFVTYQKSPRFIKPEEIKKIITKLPPFVTKTVLFVNVDAKYVNEVMNYTKADLAQIHFEADDKFYESLKCRHIKVIRAKEKNDIEKFAGEYKIVDAYVPEYGGSGKRVALDWFEGRDNSDIILAGGLSAENVFEVGRYGFYGVDVSSGVEREPGKKDKRKVRKFIELAKYGFRCG; via the coding sequence ATGAGGGTAAAGATCTGCGGCATTACTAATTATGAAGACGCTAAACTGGCCTGTGACGCGGGAGCGGATGCGTTAGGGTTTGTGACATATCAGAAGTCTCCAAGGTTTATAAAACCGGAAGAGATAAAAAAGATAATTACCAAACTGCCTCCGTTTGTTACTAAAACGGTTCTTTTTGTAAATGTGGATGCTAAGTATGTAAACGAAGTGATGAATTACACGAAAGCGGATCTTGCGCAGATACATTTTGAGGCGGATGATAAATTTTATGAAAGTCTTAAGTGCAGGCATATAAAAGTAATCCGTGCGAAAGAAAAAAACGATATTGAAAAATTTGCGGGAGAGTATAAAATAGTCGACGCTTATGTTCCGGAATACGGAGGAAGCGGTAAAAGAGTGGCTCTTGATTGGTTTGAAGGAAGGGATAATTCGGATATTATCCTTGCAGGCGGGCTGTCTGCCGAAAATGTTTTTGAAGTCGGAAGATACGGATTTTACGGTGTGGATGTCAGCAGCGGCGTAGAAAGAGAACCCGGAAAGAAAGATAAAAGAAAAGTAAGAAAATTTATAGAGCTTGCCAAATACGGTTTCAGGTGCGGATAA
- a CDS encoding NFACT RNA binding domain-containing protein, producing MKAFVLKKIAQNLKKYKYIKRALRVDENLILMQFDKDKYYFDLTKGSGDIYINIDYPLSRKFQAPFDIVLEKKFTKAEIVNVEVKERILTITAKNQNRFKEERVKIRFEFTGRYTNAIILDENDTVIESLRHISESQSSRVVKPGVKLEELPPFEIKEKEFEIEDLESYTKDLFEKKYQNRLKQKKEAIINRINKKIKEIQKKLSKLDDEQKLLEKAELYKKYADISMANLYQIKPYSKELKTYDFEGNEITIPLPELKNVNEVGNYFYSLAKKAKRKAQNLHIEKGHLNSQLEFLENYKKLIEKTQDLGSLNYYRPPKKEKSADENVAEFFIDDYKIMVGKNEKGNIKLLKTANANDLWLHIKDYPGAHVIIKNNKLSIPQQVINEAAKLAVAFSKKNEGNVDYTKRKFVKVKDGANVEYGKYSTVKVKI from the coding sequence TTGAAAGCGTTCGTATTAAAAAAAATTGCCCAGAATTTAAAGAAATATAAATATATTAAAAGGGCGCTCAGGGTTGATGAAAACCTGATTTTAATGCAGTTTGACAAAGACAAGTATTATTTTGACCTTACAAAAGGTAGCGGGGATATTTATATAAATATAGACTATCCTCTCTCACGCAAGTTTCAGGCGCCTTTTGACATTGTTTTAGAAAAAAAGTTTACAAAAGCGGAAATTGTGAACGTTGAGGTGAAAGAAAGGATTCTTACAATTACGGCCAAAAACCAGAACCGTTTTAAAGAAGAGAGAGTAAAAATAAGATTTGAATTTACGGGGCGGTATACAAACGCCATTATTCTTGATGAAAACGACACAGTGATAGAATCTTTGAGGCATATAAGCGAAAGCCAGTCTTCGAGGGTTGTAAAGCCGGGAGTTAAACTTGAGGAACTACCGCCTTTTGAAATTAAGGAAAAAGAGTTTGAAATAGAAGATCTTGAAAGTTACACAAAAGATCTTTTTGAAAAAAAATACCAAAACCGCCTAAAACAGAAAAAAGAAGCGATAATTAACCGTATTAATAAAAAAATAAAAGAGATCCAAAAAAAACTCTCAAAACTCGACGATGAACAGAAACTTCTTGAAAAAGCGGAACTTTATAAAAAATACGCCGATATTTCAATGGCTAATCTGTATCAGATTAAACCGTACAGCAAAGAGCTTAAAACATATGACTTCGAAGGCAATGAAATAACAATTCCGCTGCCTGAGCTGAAAAACGTCAACGAAGTGGGAAATTATTTTTACAGCCTTGCCAAAAAGGCTAAAAGAAAAGCCCAAAATCTTCATATAGAAAAAGGACATCTAAATTCTCAGCTTGAGTTTTTGGAAAATTATAAAAAACTTATTGAAAAAACGCAGGATTTGGGAAGTTTAAACTATTACAGGCCTCCTAAAAAAGAAAAAAGCGCTGATGAAAATGTTGCCGAGTTTTTTATAGACGATTATAAAATAATGGTCGGAAAAAATGAAAAAGGAAATATAAAACTTTTAAAAACGGCAAACGCAAATGATTTATGGCTGCATATTAAAGATTATCCGGGTGCGCATGTAATTATAAAAAACAATAAACTCTCCATTCCTCAGCAGGTAATAAACGAGGCTGCAAAACTAGCAGTTGCGTTTTCTAAAAAAAATGAAGGAAATGTCGATTATACTAAAAGAAAATTTGTAAAGGTCAAAGATGGCGCTAACGTAGAGTATGGCAAATATTCGACTGTAAAGGTAAAAATATGA
- a CDS encoding phosphatidate cytidylyltransferase: MKERLITSLVLIVILLLVGIIDNRFVTGLFIGAIAIGGVLEAQKLFKTEEREIFYIAAASVALSLIINPLAAAVFGVIVSASYIAYYQKDLKILSPVLYPLVSLMILYALYVKNSMGIIGWLIVIVALTDSLAYFTGKNFAKKFIPQGFCATSPNKSWEGVIGGVAGATVIGAFVGLYFMGFFQAFFISLLVSLSSVFGDLFESYLKRRAGVKDSGDILPGHGGILDRIDGYLFAAPVMFVLMGA, from the coding sequence ATGAAAGAACGTTTAATAACGTCACTGGTACTGATAGTCATTTTATTGTTAGTAGGAATAATTGATAACAGATTTGTAACGGGACTGTTTATCGGAGCTATTGCTATTGGAGGCGTTTTAGAAGCTCAAAAACTTTTTAAAACGGAAGAGAGGGAGATTTTTTATATTGCGGCTGCGTCTGTTGCTCTTTCTTTAATAATAAATCCTTTGGCCGCCGCTGTTTTCGGAGTGATTGTAAGCGCATCGTATATAGCTTATTATCAGAAAGACTTAAAGATTTTATCTCCGGTATTGTATCCTTTAGTTTCTTTAATGATTTTATATGCCCTTTATGTAAAAAACTCAATGGGAATTATAGGGTGGCTTATTGTAATAGTTGCTTTAACGGATTCATTGGCTTATTTTACAGGTAAAAATTTTGCAAAAAAATTTATACCTCAAGGATTTTGCGCCACGTCTCCTAACAAATCATGGGAAGGCGTAATAGGCGGAGTGGCCGGCGCTACTGTTATAGGCGCTTTTGTAGGGTTATATTTTATGGGGTTTTTCCAGGCGTTTTTTATTTCCCTTCTTGTAAGTCTCTCAAGCGTTTTTGGCGATTTGTTTGAAAGTTATCTGAAAAGAAGAGCAGGAGTAAAAGACAGCGGGGATATACTTCCGGGACACGGAGGAATACTCGACAGAATCGACGGTTATCTGTTTGCCGCACCTGTAATGTTTGTATTAATGGGGGCTTAA
- the dxr gene encoding 1-deoxy-D-xylulose-5-phosphate reductoisomerase yields MVVLGSTGSIGVNTLEIARRYSLEIEALAAGNNFELLNKQIKEFSPKYVVVKDKKTAEKIEFKDVLYGEEALLEIIERVKSPLIVNALVGDAGLKPTLKAQECNKKIALANKESLVNAGKFIDTAKITPVDSEHFALWYLLNEKSKVKSEKCNAKKLYITASGGALRDWDMEDIKKATLKDVLNHPNWSMGVKITIDSATMVNKLFELLEAKWLFNTSDIDAFIETKSVIHALVEWNDGSTTAHISKTDMKLPIAYAVMDEVCDEILEPVNLLEVGNLEFRKIEPQRYPVWDIKDLLLEKPDLGVIVNTANEFAIERFLQNKISFSAISSTILQAVKKFENIDINNIEDIFEVKKEVKVWCESDFI; encoded by the coding sequence TTGGTTGTTTTAGGCTCTACGGGAAGTATAGGTGTAAATACCCTGGAAATAGCCAGAAGATACAGTTTGGAAATAGAAGCTCTGGCTGCAGGAAACAATTTTGAGCTTCTGAATAAACAGATTAAAGAATTTTCACCTAAATACGTTGTCGTAAAAGATAAAAAAACGGCTGAAAAAATAGAATTTAAAGATGTTTTATACGGCGAAGAGGCTTTGCTTGAAATTATTGAACGTGTAAAAAGCCCGCTGATTGTAAACGCGCTGGTTGGAGATGCCGGACTGAAACCTACTCTTAAAGCACAGGAATGCAATAAAAAAATAGCGCTTGCAAATAAAGAATCTCTTGTAAACGCCGGTAAATTTATAGATACTGCAAAAATAACCCCTGTCGACAGCGAACATTTCGCTCTTTGGTATCTTTTAAATGAAAAGTCTAAAGTAAAAAGTGAAAAATGCAATGCAAAAAAACTTTATATAACCGCAAGCGGAGGGGCTCTTAGAGACTGGGATATGGAAGATATCAAAAAAGCGACTCTTAAAGACGTTCTTAATCATCCTAACTGGTCTATGGGTGTCAAAATAACTATAGATTCGGCAACAATGGTAAATAAGCTTTTTGAACTGCTTGAAGCAAAATGGCTTTTTAACACTTCCGATATTGACGCTTTTATAGAAACAAAATCCGTAATACACGCACTTGTAGAATGGAATGACGGTTCAACCACCGCCCATATAAGTAAAACGGATATGAAACTGCCTATTGCCTATGCTGTTATGGATGAGGTCTGCGATGAGATTTTAGAACCGGTAAATCTTTTAGAAGTAGGAAATTTAGAATTTAGAAAAATAGAACCGCAGAGGTATCCCGTATGGGATATTAAAGATCTGCTTTTGGAAAAACCTGATTTGGGGGTTATTGTAAATACGGCCAATGAGTTTGCCATTGAGAGATTTTTGCAAAATAAAATATCTTTTTCTGCCATAAGCAGCACGATATTGCAGGCAGTTAAAAAATTTGAAAATATAGATATTAACAATATAGAAGATATATTTGAAGTAAAAAAAGAAGTAAAGGTTTGGTGTGAGAGTGATTTTATTTGA
- a CDS encoding HAD family hydrolase, with protein MRVILFDLDGTLIDSTEAILEGFSISFKSFGKEPPADEEIKKLIGLPLDVMFSKLGVEKEKVWDYVDAYKKHYRKISKQKTVLLPFAKEAVTEASKFARLGIVTTKTGEYSKELLEHFGIMKYFEVLIGREHVQNPKPHPEPVLKAVHIMNAVKEATWMIGDTCLDMVSAKEAGVKYIGVKWEYESLHNMKKCAEIIKDNAYEAVLYIKGKRD; from the coding sequence GTGAGAGTGATTTTATTTGATCTTGACGGAACGCTTATAGATTCTACGGAAGCCATTCTCGAAGGTTTTAGCATCTCTTTTAAGTCGTTTGGAAAAGAACCTCCCGCAGATGAAGAGATAAAAAAACTTATAGGCCTGCCTCTTGATGTAATGTTTTCTAAACTAGGCGTTGAAAAAGAGAAAGTATGGGATTATGTTGATGCGTATAAAAAACATTACCGTAAGATTTCAAAACAAAAAACGGTGCTGCTTCCTTTTGCTAAAGAAGCCGTAACGGAAGCTTCGAAATTTGCAAGGCTCGGAATTGTTACGACAAAAACCGGAGAGTATTCAAAGGAGCTTTTAGAACATTTTGGAATTATGAAATATTTTGAGGTTTTAATAGGCAGAGAACACGTTCAAAACCCAAAACCTCATCCTGAACCCGTTCTTAAAGCCGTTCATATAATGAACGCCGTTAAAGAGGCAACATGGATGATAGGTGATACCTGTCTTGATATGGTGAGCGCCAAAGAAGCGGGTGTTAAGTATATAGGTGTTAAATGGGAATATGAATCTTTACATAATATGAAAAAATGTGCTGAAATAATAAAAGACAACGCATATGAAGCGGTTCTTTATATAAAGGGAAAAAGAGATTAA
- a CDS encoding TrkH family potassium uptake protein — protein sequence MDKNTIKNILKFLALVGLMTEFFFLIPMITGIIYHENIKSFVFYSTVSTFIFILILLWLRNHEMKMKIKDAILSVNLVWIMLSTLGAIPLMLETHVTFIDGFFEAASGFTTTGATIYSDIADLPKNILMLRSTMHWIGGMGIIVLGVGLLSLINPTGSLALFKGESTGITPDKVTPKIKHTALKLWGVYFTITFIDALLLKFEGMSLFDAINHAFATISTGGFSTKNESMGYWLHNPWILWTTTFFMFISGINFIAHIKLLKKDYSGYKSEEVIWYTVIFIVLSIGVSMVHYFNTHDSLFYALTHGFFTISSILTTTGFATVDYSQWGQWAIALIFIAMLVGGNAGSTAGGIKVIRFVVMFKNLKYQIKKTLFPNAIISVKVDNKTVPQTIINNVSAFIFLYILTVTAIALYLFGNGYDTLTSLSASIACVGNIGPGFGHVGPVDNFAFFTQTQKFVLAIGMIIGRLEFFTVLMLLSRDFWKKF from the coding sequence ATGGATAAAAACACAATAAAAAATATTCTAAAATTTTTAGCGCTTGTCGGCCTGATGACGGAATTTTTCTTTTTAATACCTATGATTACGGGAATAATATATCATGAAAACATTAAATCTTTCGTGTTCTATTCCACAGTAAGCACCTTTATATTCATACTTATACTTCTGTGGCTGAGAAACCACGAAATGAAAATGAAAATCAAAGATGCCATTTTAAGCGTTAATCTCGTATGGATAATGCTTTCCACCTTAGGTGCAATACCTCTTATGCTTGAAACACATGTTACTTTCATAGACGGATTTTTTGAAGCCGCCAGCGGATTTACTACAACGGGTGCGACTATATATTCGGATATAGCCGACCTTCCTAAAAACATTTTGATGCTCAGAAGCACCATGCACTGGATCGGCGGTATGGGTATTATCGTGCTCGGAGTCGGTCTTTTATCTTTAATCAACCCTACCGGATCACTAGCCCTGTTTAAAGGTGAATCTACCGGAATCACACCCGATAAAGTAACTCCTAAAATAAAACATACCGCCCTTAAACTATGGGGAGTATATTTTACTATTACGTTTATAGACGCATTGTTGCTTAAATTTGAGGGAATGAGTCTTTTTGACGCCATCAACCATGCGTTTGCAACCATATCGACGGGCGGTTTTTCAACCAAAAACGAATCAATGGGCTACTGGCTTCACAACCCTTGGATACTCTGGACAACAACGTTTTTTATGTTTATTTCCGGTATAAACTTTATAGCGCACATTAAACTCCTAAAAAAAGATTACAGCGGGTATAAAAGCGAAGAAGTTATCTGGTATACAGTTATTTTCATTGTTTTGTCAATCGGAGTGAGTATGGTTCATTATTTTAACACTCATGATTCCCTTTTTTATGCTTTAACGCACGGATTTTTTACAATAAGCTCCATTCTTACTACTACAGGTTTTGCAACGGTGGATTATTCGCAGTGGGGTCAATGGGCGATAGCCCTCATCTTTATAGCGATGCTTGTCGGAGGTAACGCCGGAAGTACCGCCGGAGGGATTAAAGTAATCAGGTTTGTTGTAATGTTTAAAAACCTTAAATACCAAATTAAAAAAACTCTTTTCCCTAACGCCATTATATCCGTAAAGGTAGATAATAAAACCGTCCCTCAGACAATTATCAACAACGTAAGCGCATTTATATTCTTATATATTTTAACAGTGACAGCCATTGCGCTTTATTTATTCGGAAACGGTTACGACACGCTTACCTCCCTAAGCGCGTCAATAGCCTGCGTAGGAAACATAGGACCTGGATTCGGACATGTGGGGCCTGTAGATAATTTCGCGTTTTTCACACAGACACAAAAATTTGTACTGGCAATAGGAATGATAATCGGAAGACTTGAATTTTTTACCGTATTAATGCTTTTAAGCAGAGATTTCTGGAAAAAGTTTTAA
- a CDS encoding TrkH family potassium uptake protein, with protein MDRSSVKNILKFLALVGLLNNLFFLIPVTTGVIYHENIDGFIFFTIVTTLLFGLILYWLKNHKIEMKIKEAILSVNLVWLMVSVLAAIPMIMMTHISFIDAFFESVSGFTTTGATIYPEVSNLPKTVLMLRSTTNFFGGMGIIVLGIGLLSIINPTGTLALFKSESTGITPDKITPKIKHTALILWIVYFCMIVANIVLFKLEGMNWFDAINQAFACVATGGFSTKDNSFGYWINNPWILWTAIFFMFISGMNFIAHIKLIKGDFSGYKSEEVKWYVIIFLVFSLALSLVHYFHSNNTFFFSLTNGFFTITSILTCTGFATVNYDTWTHLAQALILVTMLFGGNAGSTAGGIKTIRFVVMFKNLKYQIQKILYPNAILSIKIDKKTVSRYVVNNVSAFIFLYILTVTVISLILFAGGHDALTSLSATLECVGNIGVGLQHVGPVYNFSGFSGFDKVVLAIGMIIGRLECYTVLILLTRQFWKKF; from the coding sequence GTGGATAGAAGCTCTGTAAAAAACATACTAAAATTTTTAGCGCTTGTAGGTTTGTTAAACAACCTATTTTTCCTTATTCCCGTAACGACGGGAGTAATATATCATGAAAACATAGACGGTTTTATTTTTTTCACCATTGTGACAACCCTGCTTTTCGGACTTATTTTATACTGGCTAAAAAACCACAAAATCGAAATGAAAATAAAAGAGGCCATTCTCAGCGTGAACCTGGTTTGGCTGATGGTTTCTGTTCTTGCTGCGATTCCTATGATAATGATGACGCATATTTCATTTATAGACGCTTTTTTTGAATCGGTAAGCGGCTTTACTACAACCGGAGCCACTATATATCCAGAGGTAAGCAACCTTCCTAAAACGGTTCTGATGTTAAGAAGCACCACCAATTTTTTCGGAGGTATGGGTATTATCGTTTTAGGAATAGGACTTTTATCCATTATCAACCCGACAGGGACACTCGCACTTTTCAAATCCGAATCCACCGGTATAACCCCCGATAAAATCACTCCGAAGATAAAACACACCGCTCTAATATTATGGATTGTGTATTTTTGTATGATAGTGGCCAACATCGTTCTTTTCAAACTAGAAGGAATGAACTGGTTTGACGCGATCAACCAGGCGTTTGCCTGTGTCGCCACGGGAGGTTTTTCGACAAAAGACAACTCTTTCGGATATTGGATTAACAACCCCTGGATACTGTGGACTGCTATATTTTTTATGTTTATTTCAGGTATGAACTTTATAGCCCATATAAAACTTATAAAAGGCGATTTTTCTGGATATAAAAGCGAAGAGGTTAAATGGTACGTTATAATCTTTTTGGTGTTTTCACTCGCTTTAAGCCTTGTTCATTATTTTCATTCAAACAACACTTTCTTTTTTTCACTTACCAACGGATTTTTTACCATTACCTCAATACTTACCTGTACGGGATTTGCCACAGTCAACTACGATACATGGACGCATCTAGCACAGGCGCTTATTCTTGTAACTATGCTTTTTGGAGGTAATGCCGGAAGCACTGCGGGAGGTATAAAAACCATCCGTTTTGTTGTAATGTTTAAAAACCTTAAATACCAAATCCAGAAAATTCTTTATCCAAATGCAATACTCTCTATAAAAATAGATAAAAAAACGGTCTCAAGATATGTGGTAAACAATGTAAGCGCATTTATATTTTTATATATTTTAACCGTAACCGTAATATCTCTTATTCTGTTTGCGGGAGGGCATGACGCATTAACTTCTCTTTCCGCCACACTTGAATGTGTAGGCAATATAGGTGTAGGCCTTCAGCATGTCGGTCCCGTATACAATTTTTCCGGATTTAGCGGATTTGACAAAGTAGTGCTTGCCATAGGAATGATAATCGGAAGACTGGAATGTTATACTGTTTTGATACTTCTGACCAGACAGTTCTGGAAAAAATTTTAA